A genomic window from Gracilinanus agilis isolate LMUSP501 chromosome X, AgileGrace, whole genome shotgun sequence includes:
- the BRCC3 gene encoding lys-63-specific deubiquitinase BRCC36: protein HRLAEVTGRPMRVVGWYHSHPHITVWPSHVDIRTQAMYQMMDESFVGLIFSCFVEDKNTKTGRILYTCFQSTQAQKGSEYERVDVPLHVVPQETMGKASLEAAIELPKILCQEEQDAYRKIHSLTHLDAVTKIHNGSGKYLAGRRRG, encoded by the exons CACAGATTGGCTGAGGTGACTGGCCGTCCTATGCGTGTCGTGGGCTGGTATCATTCCCACCCCCACATCACTGTGTGGCCGTCCCATGTTG ATATTCGCACTCAGGCCATGTACCAGATGATGGATGAAAGCTTTGTGGGACTGATTTTCTCCTGCTTCGTGGAAGACAAAAACACCAAG ACTGGCCGGATCCTCTACACTTGCTTCCAGTCTACCCAGGCGCAGAAGGGCTCAGA ATATGAGAGAGTCGATGTCCCTCTGCACGTTGTGCCTCAAGAAACTATGGGGAAAGCGTCCCTGGAAGCTGCCATAGAACTGCCCAAGATTCTGTGCCAGGAGGAACAAGATGCTTATCGGAAAATCCACAG CCTCACCCATCTGGATGCAGTGACCAAGATTCACAATGGCTCTGGTAAGTACCTCGCTGGGCGGCGGCGAGGCTAG